The Candidatus Methanoperedens sp. sequence AAAGACCGACCCCGGAGACCCGTGCGATGAGAACATCTATCACCTCACGCCTGAGCGCAGGAAGCAGATGGGAATCAAGGAGTGCCCGGGCTCGTTGCTTGAGGCACTTGGTGAATTGGAGTCTGACAGGAAATTCCTTGAGCCGATCTTCCCGGGTGATGCCATCGATATGTGGATAGAGCTCAAATCCGAGGAATACAAGCAGAACTCGATAAGACCCACGCCGTACGAGTTCTACCAGTACTTCGATATATAATTCCAGTTCCATTCCAGCGTGCTTCAGGGCATGGTGGAATGGCTTTTATATTTTTTAACGTTGGGGGACTATATGCATAGCAGCATAAGGTGTTGAAAATAAAATGTATTTTGAAAAAGCAGGAAAAGAGTATCTATGATGTTGCTTTCACCCGTTCATCATTTGACATCTTAGCCAAATTCTCAACTTCTTTTATATCCAGTTTAAGTCCCTCAGCCACCCGACGACCATAATCAGGGTCTGCCTTGAAAAATAGAGCAGTCTGGCGCAGTTGAATACGCTTTTGCGCTCCACCAAGATGACTGATAATATTACCTGCCAGGTTCTCACGATCCTGTTCGGTCATCGCATCACGATACAGGTTGCCGGCCTGAACAAAATCATTGTTGGGATGCGTATATGGGTAATGATCTGCACGCCCTGAGATCTCGATAGGAGGTTCTTTTGCAGAAATATCAGGCTCAGGCCCATTGAAACTGTTCGGCCAGTAATTCGGGCTGCCACCACTGTTTGAATCAGTGCGCATGAATCCATCACGCTGATAGCTGTTCTCAGGTGCATTTTTCGGTGCATTTACTGGCAGCAGGTGGTAGTTCGGTCCCAGTCTGTGGATATGGGTATCATGATACGAGAAAAGACGGCCCTGAAGCATCTTATCAGGTGAGGCGGCAATACCAGGCACAAGGTTTCCCGGGGAAAATGCAGCCTGTTCAACTTCGGCAAAATAATTTTCAGGATTCCGGTTCAAAACCATCTTTCCAATTTCAATGGGCGGAAAGTCGGCATGGGGCCAGACTTTAGTTACATCAAGGATATCAAAACGGTAATCTTCTGCCTGCTCAGGCGTCATTATCTGCATCTGGACTGTCCATGACGGGAAATCTCCCCTTTCGATAGCCAAAAATAGATCCCTTGTAGCATGGTCAGGGTCCTTGGCACGCATGATCTCTGCTTCCTGCCGGGTAAGATTCTTTATTCCCTGATCGGTCTTGAAATGATATTTCACCCAGAAATATTCATCCTTCTCGTTATACCACTTGAAAGTGTGACTGCCGTAGCCATTCATATTTCGAAACGTGGCCGGAATGCCGCGATCTGAAAAGAGTATGGTTACCTGGTGAATTGATTCAGGCGTCAGGGAAAGGAAATCCCAGAACATATCCGGATCCTTGCAGTTGGTGGCAGGGTTACGCTTCTGCGTGTGTATGAAGTCCGGAAATTTTAAAGGGTCACGTATGAAAAAAACCGGGGTATTATTTCCGACAA is a genomic window containing:
- a CDS encoding catalase, with protein sequence MSNKNQEKKLTTAFGIPVADDQNSLTAGERGPVLMQDVHLLEKLAHFNRERIPERVVHAKGAGAGGYFEVTADVTMYTKVKFLSEVGKRTEVFARFSTVGGEKGSADAERDPRGFAVKFYTEEGNYDLVGNNTPVFFIRDPLKFPDFIHTQKRNPATNCKDPDMFWDFLSLTPESIHQVTILFSDRGIPATFRNMNGYGSHTFKWYNEKDEYFWVKYHFKTDQGIKNLTRQEAEIMRAKDPDHATRDLFLAIERGDFPSWTVQMQIMTPEQAEDYRFDILDVTKVWPHADFPPIEIGKMVLNRNPENYFAEVEQAAFSPGNLVPGIAASPDKMLQGRLFSYHDTHIHRLGPNYHLLPVNAPKNAPENSYQRDGFMRTDSNSGGSPNYWPNSFNGPEPDISAKEPPIEISGRADHYPYTHPNNDFVQAGNLYRDAMTEQDRENLAGNIISHLGGAQKRIQLRQTALFFKADPDYGRRVAEGLKLDIKEVENLAKMSNDERVKATS